Genomic DNA from Amycolatopsis alba DSM 44262:
GTGTGCGGGCCGGACGCCGAAGCCGTCACGCGCGGGCTCGGCTTCGACTGTCACGACGTGTCCCCATGGCTCTCGATCCGCCCACCGTGGGAAGCGGCGCACTGGACGATGCCACTGCTGGAACTGCTCGTCCTCGGCGGCGCCGTCTTCGCACTGGTGCACGCCGTCCGCCGTCACCGACAGGGCGATTCGACCAACCTGGTGCTGTGGTGCGCCTCGCTGGTCTACCTCCTCGTCATCGAACCGCCGCTGTACTTCCCGGAATGGTTCGGCATCGAGGGACAGTACGGCTTCATCTTCGCCCACAACCGGTTCACCGCCCAGTTCATGTGGGACCGGCTGCCCCTCTACATCGTGGCGTTCTACCCGATGATCAGCCAGCTCGCCTACGAGCTCGTCCGGTCGCTCGGGATCTTCCGGGCCCGCGGCGCGCTGATCGGCTCGGTCGCGGTCGCCTTCGCCTGCCAAGTGTTCTACGAGGTCTTCGACCACCTCGGCCCGCAGCTGAGGTGGTGGGCCTGGAACGGGAACAACCGGATCGTCAACCATCCCGCGCTCGATTCGGTGCCCATGAACAGCATGCTGCTCTTCGCCTCCGTCTCGATGGGCGCCATGACCTACCTGGTGGTGTGCCTCGCGGGCGGACCACGGCGCGGATGGTCGCTCGCGGCGCGCGTCGTGCTGGCCGGTGTCCTCACCCCGCCGACCATGGCCATCGCCGGTCTCCCGTCGAGCCTCTTCGGCGGAAGCGACCCGAACACGACCGCGCAGGCCTGGATCCTCGGCGTCGAGCTGGCCCTGCTGTGGCTGGCGGGCACGTGGATCTTCGTCAGGCACCGAGGTCCCGGCGAGCCCTTGACCCCCTTCGCCCGGTTCTACCCCGCGATCTACCTCGGCGGGATGGCCGCGTTCTGGCTGGGCGCCCTGCCCGCCTACCTCGCCGCCGAGGACGGCGTCACCGAAGAGGGCACCCCGATCGGGAGCGGGCTCTACGCACTGGCCTGCTTCGCGGGCGCCGGTCTGATGCTGGCCGCGCTGTACCGCGTGCGCCGCGGCGCACCTGCCACCGGCTGAGAATCGCCGCTCGGGGAAGATGGAGCGATGGGGCACCACGGATGGCAGGGCAACCCGCCCGGAACCGAGCACGAAGCCCGCCGCCGGATCGTCGAGGCGGCGACGGCGTGCATCGACCGGGTCGGCCTCGCCAAGACCAGTCTCTCCGACGTCGCCGCCGAAGCGGGCGTGACCCGGCAGACCGTCTACCGCTACTTCCCGAGCCTGGCCGACATCCTCAGCGCGGTCGCGCTGGACCGTGTCGAGGAGTTCGCGGGGCGGATGGAACGGCATCTGGCCTCGTTCGGCAGCGCCGCCGAGGTGGCCGTCGAATCCGTGGTGTTCGGCGTCCGGGCCGTCCCCGAGGAGCCACACCTGGGACTGCTGCTGAAAGCGGGCGAGGCCGACGTCTTTACCGTCGCGGTCACCTCATCGCAGTCCTTCTCGCTCGGCGCGAGGATCCTCCAGAACGTGCCGGTCGACTGGACGTCGGTGGGCGTCACGACCGACGAGGACTTCGAGGGGCTCGCCGAAATGCTGATGCGGCTGTTCCTCTCGTTCCTGCAGTACCCCTCGACGCCGCCCCACACCGACGATGAACTCCGGACCCTCGTCCGCCGGTGGCTCGGGCCCGCCCTGGACGGCTGACCGCACCGCCGTGACAATCGAACCCCGTGATGTATCGACCTCTTTATGGCGGGTCTGTGGCTCTGCGCGACACCGGGCTTGTCGCACTGACTGTATGGATTTTGGTGCGTTGGACGCGCAGAAATCCACACAGTCCCGCGTGACAGGTCCTGTCACGACGGGTGTGTGGGAATAGGAACATTGAACGTCCCTATTCCCACACACCCCTCACTTTCAGTGACCCCTCGCACCCCGTCCACGTACAG
This window encodes:
- a CDS encoding TetR/AcrR family transcriptional regulator, whose translation is MGHHGWQGNPPGTEHEARRRIVEAATACIDRVGLAKTSLSDVAAEAGVTRQTVYRYFPSLADILSAVALDRVEEFAGRMERHLASFGSAAEVAVESVVFGVRAVPEEPHLGLLLKAGEADVFTVAVTSSQSFSLGARILQNVPVDWTSVGVTTDEDFEGLAEMLMRLFLSFLQYPSTPPHTDDELRTLVRRWLGPALDG